Proteins from one Mustela erminea isolate mMusErm1 chromosome 20, mMusErm1.Pri, whole genome shotgun sequence genomic window:
- the LOC116580849 gene encoding collagen alpha-1(I) chain-like yields MGQREVARAEREGRLTAARAAVGGRAGQDGGSRSAHEGLGTERVGARRAGAGPSGARGGRGTNGHWGTAGWRGTTAHEGRGLARVPAVRAAAWDGGGTGRERRAGAGPSGARGGRGTERAPGGCGLAGDHGARGQRAGAGPSGARGSVGRRGYGEGAAGWRGNQGFRRERVGARVGTHCRSEAAGGARIAPKSFLQLLGCTRVERLGSPSVRRARVMKASEPGAEDAGETRAQQPSSPGRTSALPAWALALTVCLQPLTAGLPRPGLHTTKLLRVCAKNTLSWKNGKAPCPCGNFVLYKVAICLS; encoded by the exons ATGGGTCAGAGGGAGGTCGCGCGGGCTGAGAGGGAAGGCAGACTCACCGCCGCGCGCGCTGCTGTGGGAGGCAGGGCGGGACAGGATGGAGGGTCACGCAGCGCGCACGAGGGACTTGGAACCGAGAGGGTCGGGGCGCGGCGGGCTGGCGCGGGACCCAGCGGGGCGCGCGGGGGACGTGGGACGAACGGGCACTGGGGGACTGCAGGCTGGCGGGGGACCACGGCGCACGAGGGCAGAGGGCTGGCGCGGGTCCCAGCGGTGCGCGCGGCGGCGTGGGACGGAGGGGGCACGGGGAGGGAGCGGCGGGCTGGCGCGGGACCCAGCGGGGCGCGCGGTGGACGTGGGACAGAGCGGGCACCGGGGGGCTGCGGGCTAGCGGGGGACCACGGTGCACGAGGGCAGAGGGCTGGCGCGGGACCCAGCGGTGCGCGCGGGAGCGTGGGACGGAGGGGGTACGGAGAGGGGGCGGCGGGCTGGCGCGGGAATCAAGGATTCAGAAGGGAAAGAGTCGGGGCGAGAGTTGGAACCCACTGTAGATCTGAGGCGGCAGGCGGTGCCCGGATCGCCCCCAAGAGCTTCCTACAGTTGCTGGGTTGCACAAGAGTTGAGCGTCTGGGTTCCCCGAGTGTGCGCCGGGCACGCGTGATGAAGGCCTCCGAGCCGGGTGCTGAGGACGCTGGGGAGACGCGCGCCCAGCAGCCGTCGAGTCCTGGGCGCACCTCCGCCTTGCCAGCGTGGGCCTTAGCCTTGACCGTGTGCCTCCAGCCCCTCACAGCTGGGCTCCCCAGGCCAGGCCTCCACACCACGAAACTGCTACGAGTGTGTGCAAAGAACACACTTTCGTGGAAAAATGGAAAGGCTCCATGTCCGTGTGGGAATTTCGTGCTCTATAAGGTGGCAATTTGCCTCA GCTAG